Below is a genomic region from Microbacterium sp. LWO12-1.2.
AGGCGTTGATGGCCTCGAGCTCCTGCATCCGTTCGAGGGCGACGGCGGCCGAGCCTCCGACGATCACGAGCATCGCGTACCCGCGATCGGCGAACTCGCCGGCGATGCGCCACCAGCCGTCGGGCCGTCCTCCGTGGCGGTCGGGGGCGACCAGCACGATGCCGTCGACCCCGTCCCGCAGCACGGCGAGCTCGCACAGGATGCGCACGCGCGCGGCGGGATCGACGTTGCCGATCGGAGTCGAGGACAGCTCGTTGTAGCCCAGCTGCGTGAGCCAGCGCCGCGCGTGCAGGGGTGATGCGCCGACACCGGCGAACATGAGCTCCTCGCCGACGACGCCCGCGAGGGTGATGTCGGGGTGCGGATCGCTCACGTCGGGGGCATCGACCAGTGCGATGCGGCGACGGAGCTCCTTCGTGTTCTCGGTGTCGTCGATTGTGACGCGGCCGGTGTCCGGGCGCATGCGTCCGCTCGCGATGAGGCCCAGTACTGTGGGGCGCTGTTCGGTCTCGGCGAGGGCGAAGCGCACGGCGCCGCTGTGGAACTCCAGGCTCATCGTGGGGAGCGCTTGTCCGGCGCGGCCTTTGCTCACCTCATGCAGTGCGATCTTCATGCGTGTGCCTCCGTGTTCGATGGTGCACCGATCTCGGGGTGGGTGGCGAGCAGTTCGTCTGCTTCGCGCCACGAGAGCCCGGCGATGCTCAGCACCGTGCGCACGGCGATGCTCGCGGCCTCGGCGTTGGCCGAGTCCGTGCGGGAGACGACCGTGCGGGCCATCTCCTCGATCAGGCGCGCGAGTGTGGGGGCGGTGAGGTCGGTGCGGAAACTGCCGTCGTCCTGGCCGCGGCGTACCAGGGCGGCCAGTGTGCGACGCAGCGGTGCGAGCGCGGCACCGGTGTGTTCGACGTGCGCCTCGTCGAGTGCGAGCGCGGCGGCGACCTGCACGTGCGCCGCCTCCTGCCAGAGCACGGCAGCGAGGCGAGCGAGGGCGAGGCGGGCATCGCCGTCGGTCACGGTCTCAGCGATCGCGTTGAAGCGTTGCGCTCCGTTCGCGATGAGCTCGCGGATCAGGGCGTCACGATCGTCGAAGTGGCCGTAGAGCGTGCGGCGCGAGAGGCCGGCGCTGCGGGCGATCACATCGATCGATGCGTGGGGGTCGACGGCGAGAGCGGTGCGGGCGGCGGACAGGATGCCGGCGCGGTTCTCGACGGCGTCGCGGCGGGGTGCGCGGGTGGTCATGACTTCATGCTACTTATGCTGCACAGCGGTGTGCAAGATAATACTGTGACTCACAGCATCCTCGTTGTTTCGGCGACATCTGCACGACGCGGTCACAGATGCACGACGGAACTGGCGGTTCGGGCGCGCGAATGTTGCCGCGTCGTGCAGATGGCAGATGGCAGATGGCAGATAACGAGACGCGGACGACAGAGGGGGCGGATGCCGCAGCATCCGCCCCCTCAGGACGTCGGTCCCTGCCCCTGTCGAAGGGTCAGTCGGTGCCGGAATCGAAGGCCGCGCCCTCGGATGCCGTGTCGACGGCATCCGCCAGGGTCTCGTCGATCTCCTCGACCGATCCGGTGATCTCGCCGGACTCGCCGGCGGTCACGCGTCCGACGAGCTCGCCGGTCGCGCCGCCCACGAGGCCGAGGCCCGCGTACTGCTCGAGGCGGGCACGCGAGTCCGCGATGTCGAGGTTGCGCATCGTGAGCTGGCCGATGCGGTCGACCGGGCCGAAGGCGGCATCGCCGACGCGCTCCATCGAGAGCTTGTCCGGACTGTACGACAGGTTCGGCGAGACGGTATCGAGGATCGTCCAGTCGTCACCGCGGCGCAGGCGGATGGTGACCGTGCCCGAGATCGTGAGGCCGACCCAGCGCTGGATCGACTCGCGCAGCATGAGCGACTGCGGCTCGAGCCAGCGGCCCTCGTACATCAGGCGGCCGAGGCGGCGACCCTGCTCGTGGTAGGTCGCGAGGGTGTCCTCGTTCAGGATGCCGTTCACGAGACGCTCGTAGGCGATGAACAGCAGCGCCATGGCCGGCGCCTCGTAGATGCCGCGCGACTTCGCCTCGATGATGCGGTTCTCGATCTGGTCGCTCATGCCGAGGCCGTGGCGTCCGCCGATCGTGTTGGCCTCCTGCACCAGCGCCACCGGGTCGGTGTACTCGACACCGTTGATCGCGACGGGACGCCCGGCCTCGAAGGTGACCGTGACGTCTTCGGTCTCGATCGCGACGGAGGGGTCCCAGAATTTCACGCCCATGATCGGGTCGACGGTCTCGAGTGAGACGTTCAGGTGCTCGAGGGTCTTGGCCTCGTGCGTCGCGCCCCAGATGTTGGCGTCGGTCGAGTACGCCTTCTCGGCGGAGTCGCGGTAGGGGAAGTCGCGTTCGACGAGCCAGTCGCTCATCTCCTTGCGGCCGCCGAGCTCGGTGACGAAGTCGGCGTCGAGCCACGGCTTGTAGATGCGCAGGCGCGGGTTGGCGAGCAGGCCGTAGCGGTAGAACCGCTCGATGTCGTTGCCCTTGTAGGTGGAACCGTCTCCCCAGATGTCGACGCCGTCTTCCTTCATGGCGCGCACCAGCAGGGTGCCGGTCACCGCGCGGCCGAGCGGCGTGGTGTTGAAGTACGTCTTGCCACCGGAGCGGATGTGGAAGGCGCCGCAGGAGAGGGCGACGAGGCCCTCTTCGACCAGGGCGGTCTTGCAGTCGACCAGGCGCGATGCCTCGGCGCCGTACTCCAGCGCGCGGCCGGGGATCGACTCGATGTCGTCCTCGTCGTACTGGCCGAGGTCGCCGGTGTAGGTGAAGGGCACGGCGCCCTTCTCGCGCATCCACGCGACGGCGACGGAGGTGTCGAGTCCTCCGGAGAAGGCGATGCCGACGCGCTCGCCGACGGGAAGGGACTGGAGGACCTTGGACATGCTTCCCAGTCTATCCGCGGCGTGTCGGGTGTTTCGGACGGTCGGGCGCGGTCAGTGTGCGACCGCGGTGTCGAGGTTCTCGGCCGCGGCGGTCGGTCGTGCAAGCTCGCGCCGCTGGTGCGCGGCATATCGACCGCCCCAGCTGGTCAGCGCCTCGACCAGCGGAATGGATCCTCGGCCGAGGTCGCTCAGGCGGTACTCGACCTTGGGGGGGACCTGCCGGTAGACCATCCGGATGACGAGCCCATCGTCTTCCAGCTCACGCAGCTGGCGGGTGAGCACGCGGGCGGTCGGCTCGCCGAGCAGTCTGCCGAGCTCACCGAACCGGAGCACCTCGTGCTCGTCGAGAAGGCTGAGGATGCTGGGCTTCCAGGCCCCACCGAGCACGGCGACCGAGATCTCCGCGTCACAGGCGTCGCCCCAGCTCCGGACGATGCGCTCCGTCTTCTCCCTCATCGGCTCCGCCTTCCGTCGCGCTCCATGGTATCCGAAGTGTCAGTATGTACCTCAAATGACCGTACTTGTCGGAAGCGTACCTCCCCCCGAGACTGAGTGGGTGACCTTCTCGACCTCCACGACAACCGCTCGACCTCGCACGACCCGCCACCCGTGGCTCGCCATGATTCCGCTGCTCCTCGGCATCCTGATCGGCGCGCTCGCGATCAGCAGCGTGTCCACCGCGCTGCCGGCCATCCGCGGAGACCTCCTCCTCAGCGACAGCGGCGCCCTCTGGCTCGTCGACGTCTACGCGCTGTCGCTCGCTGCGACCCTCATCGTCGCCGCCAGGATCGGCGACGCGTTCGGGCGCAAGCGGATCGTGATCCTCGGACTGGCAGGCTTCGCCGTGCTCAACGTCGTGGGCGGATTCGCGCAGGACGGGATGCTGCTGATCGTCGTGCGCGCGCTCCTCGGCGTCGCCGAGGCCTTCGTCGTGGCCGGGGTGGTCGCCACGATCGGCGCCCACTATCAAGCGCGGCAGCGCGTTCTGGCCTACGGCCTGTGGACCGCGACATTCGGTGCGGGCAGCGCCCTGGGACCCGTGCTCGGCGGGGTCGTCACCGAAGGCCCCGGATGGCGGTGGCTGCTCCTCGGGAGCGTGCCGCTCGCGGTGCTCGCCGGTGCGCTCGCGATCTGGCTCGTGCCAGACTCCCGCAGCTCTCGTCCGCCGTCGTGGGACGTGCTGAGCATCGTGTCGTCGATCGTGGCGCTCGGTGCCCTGGTCTTCGCGCTGCACGAGGTGCTCGCCGCTCCCCTCCCTGCCGCCGTCGCCGGAGCCGTCGCGGTCGCGACGCTCGTCTACTTCATCCGCCGCCAGCGCATCCTGCGTGAGCCCCTCATCGACATGCGGCTCTTCCAGGTGCCGGGGTTCAGTCCCGCCATCGTGCGCATCGTGGCGAGCGGCGGCGTCTCATCGGCGACCGTGCTCCTGGTGAGTCTGCACCTGCAAGACGCCAGGGGGCACAGCGCGGCGGAGGCGGGGCTGGCGATCCTTCCGCAGGCGGTCGCGATCGCGCTGGGCGGTGTGCTCGCTCCGCTGTTCCTGAGATGGCTGAGCTCGCCCACGCTGACGGTGCTCGCCCTCATCGTGCAGGGCGCGGGACTCGTCTGGCTGTCGACCGGCGTCGACCTCGTCGTGATGCCGCTGGTGCTGGTCGGCCTCGGGTTCGGCATCACGGCGACGCTCGCAGCGACGACACTCTTCGACGTCACGACCGAGGATGACGCCGGTCAGGTCGGGGCGATCCAGGAGGTCGGATTCGCGCTCGGCGGCGGCCTCGGCATCGCGGTGCTCGGAACGATCGCCTCGATCGTCGGGTCGGGCGGCTTCACCGTCGCTCTTCTCGTCGCGGCGGTCGCGGTCGTGGCCGCGGCCCTCGTGCCGCTGTGGCGACGCACATCGACGGATGTCATCCTCGACCCTCGCTGACGCCGCCTCGCTGACGCCGCCCCACTGATGTCGCCCCACCGATGAAAGGCCCACCCTTGTCGCACCCACGCGCCACCGTCCACTGGATCTACGCCCACCCTCAGAAGAGCTCGTTCAACGCGCGGCTGTTCCGTGACGGCGTCGAGGCGCTCTCGCGCGACCACGACGTCGAGACCACCGATCTCTACCGACAGCGGTTCGACCCCGTGCTCGCAGCCCCTGACCTGGGCGACCCGCAGGGGCGGGACGGGAATGTGGTCGAGCTGATGGGGGAGGTCTACGCGGGCGGACAGGTGCCGGCCGACGTGGTCGAGGAGCAGCGCAAGCTCCAGGCCGCCGACCTCGTCGTGATCCAGTTCCCGCTGTGGTGGTACGGACCTCCGGCGATCCTCAAGGGGTGGTTCGATCGCGTGCTCACCAACGGGTTCGCCTACGGCCAGGTCGACCCGGACACCGGTCTCCCCCTCCGGTACGGCGATGGCCCTCTGGCCGGGCGCCGCGCCCTCGTGATCGTGACGGCCGGTGAGGACGAGCGCTCCATCGGCAGGCGGGGTGTCAGCGGAGACCTCGACTCGCTGCTGTTCCCCCTCACCCACGGAACCCTCTGGTACACGGGGATCGAACCACTCGACCTGCACGTCGTCCACGACGCAGACGGCCTGGAGCGCACCGAGATCGAACGCGAGAGCGCACGCCTGGTCGAGCGGCTCTCGGGGATCGGCGACGAATCGCCGAGCAGCCCGTATCGCCGACTCCGAGACGGCGACTACCACGGCACCCGGGCGCTCCGAACGGATCTGCTCCCCGGTCGCACCGATCTCGCGATCCATCGAGTGCACAGCGACTGAGCAGCGCGGGGCCCGGCGGAGGGCGACGCGCAGGGGCGAGCCGGATGCATCTGCAGTTTCCGCCGGAGCGGTGGCAGAGTGGCCGTGAAGGAGGCGGCACATGGGTGGAGCGATTCTCTGGGGTGTGGTCGCGGCGGCGCCGCTGTTCATCGGCGCGGTGCTCGCGTTGCTCCGGAAATGGCCACCACGTTGGCTCGGCATCGTCCTCGGCTTCGGCGCCGGCGCCCTGATGGCATCCATCGCGTTCGAGCTCTGGCAAGAG
It encodes:
- a CDS encoding MFS transporter; protein product: MTFSTSTTTARPRTTRHPWLAMIPLLLGILIGALAISSVSTALPAIRGDLLLSDSGALWLVDVYALSLAATLIVAARIGDAFGRKRIVILGLAGFAVLNVVGGFAQDGMLLIVVRALLGVAEAFVVAGVVATIGAHYQARQRVLAYGLWTATFGAGSALGPVLGGVVTEGPGWRWLLLGSVPLAVLAGALAIWLVPDSRSSRPPSWDVLSIVSSIVALGALVFALHEVLAAPLPAAVAGAVAVATLVYFIRRQRILREPLIDMRLFQVPGFSPAIVRIVASGGVSSATVLLVSLHLQDARGHSAAEAGLAILPQAVAIALGGVLAPLFLRWLSSPTLTVLALIVQGAGLVWLSTGVDLVVMPLVLVGLGFGITATLAATTLFDVTTEDDAGQVGAIQEVGFALGGGLGIAVLGTIASIVGSGGFTVALLVAAVAVVAAALVPLWRRTSTDVILDPR
- the argG gene encoding argininosuccinate synthase, producing the protein MSKVLQSLPVGERVGIAFSGGLDTSVAVAWMREKGAVPFTYTGDLGQYDEDDIESIPGRALEYGAEASRLVDCKTALVEEGLVALSCGAFHIRSGGKTYFNTTPLGRAVTGTLLVRAMKEDGVDIWGDGSTYKGNDIERFYRYGLLANPRLRIYKPWLDADFVTELGGRKEMSDWLVERDFPYRDSAEKAYSTDANIWGATHEAKTLEHLNVSLETVDPIMGVKFWDPSVAIETEDVTVTFEAGRPVAINGVEYTDPVALVQEANTIGGRHGLGMSDQIENRIIEAKSRGIYEAPAMALLFIAYERLVNGILNEDTLATYHEQGRRLGRLMYEGRWLEPQSLMLRESIQRWVGLTISGTVTIRLRRGDDWTILDTVSPNLSYSPDKLSMERVGDAAFGPVDRIGQLTMRNLDIADSRARLEQYAGLGLVGGATGELVGRVTAGESGEITGSVEEIDETLADAVDTASEGAAFDSGTD
- a CDS encoding winged helix-turn-helix transcriptional regulator — its product is MREKTERIVRSWGDACDAEISVAVLGGAWKPSILSLLDEHEVLRFGELGRLLGEPTARVLTRQLRELEDDGLVIRMVYRQVPPKVEYRLSDLGRGSIPLVEALTSWGGRYAAHQRRELARPTAAAENLDTAVAH
- a CDS encoding NAD(P)H-dependent oxidoreductase is translated as MSHPRATVHWIYAHPQKSSFNARLFRDGVEALSRDHDVETTDLYRQRFDPVLAAPDLGDPQGRDGNVVELMGEVYAGGQVPADVVEEQRKLQAADLVVIQFPLWWYGPPAILKGWFDRVLTNGFAYGQVDPDTGLPLRYGDGPLAGRRALVIVTAGEDERSIGRRGVSGDLDSLLFPLTHGTLWYTGIEPLDLHVVHDADGLERTEIERESARLVERLSGIGDESPSSPYRRLRDGDYHGTRALRTDLLPGRTDLAIHRVHSD
- a CDS encoding TetR/AcrR family transcriptional regulator, whose translation is MTTRAPRRDAVENRAGILSAARTALAVDPHASIDVIARSAGLSRRTLYGHFDDRDALIRELIANGAQRFNAIAETVTDGDARLALARLAAVLWQEAAHVQVAAALALDEAHVEHTGAALAPLRRTLAALVRRGQDDGSFRTDLTAPTLARLIEEMARTVVSRTDSANAEAASIAVRTVLSIAGLSWREADELLATHPEIGAPSNTEAHA